A single window of Candidatus Nitrosotenuis cloacae DNA harbors:
- a CDS encoding uroporphyrinogen-III synthase, with amino-acid sequence MISGKTIAITRSKEDSAEFIELATKENAIPILLPTIELVSKGDKIVDEFLSDVAEFNPDYSVFMSSKAVKLLFDVAKNHSKYRDLQLAIANTTVMAVGPKTKDALEKEGIRVAHMPTRYSSVGVGEMFTRLNAVGKKVIVPRSGASTEFLANLLKKIGLIVKENYLYDVQASSNTDQWAGFKQSFSQNKIDGIVFTSASSVRGFFEIMLKEFTQSDLVKQMQKVQVVAIGPFTAEELKKFNAETRIADVHTVPGAFEAMKNIFSLA; translated from the coding sequence ATGATTTCAGGAAAAACAATCGCAATAACTCGCTCAAAGGAAGACTCGGCAGAATTCATCGAGCTGGCAACAAAGGAGAATGCAATCCCGATATTGCTTCCAACAATCGAGCTTGTCAGCAAGGGAGACAAAATCGTCGACGAGTTCCTATCAGACGTTGCCGAATTCAATCCTGATTACTCTGTGTTTATGAGCTCAAAAGCAGTCAAATTGCTGTTTGACGTGGCAAAAAACCACTCAAAATACCGCGATCTGCAGCTTGCAATAGCAAACACGACTGTCATGGCAGTGGGGCCAAAGACAAAGGATGCGCTGGAAAAGGAGGGCATACGCGTTGCACACATGCCCACTAGGTACTCGTCCGTGGGCGTGGGGGAGATGTTTACCAGGCTCAACGCCGTAGGAAAAAAGGTAATTGTGCCACGAAGCGGCGCGTCAACTGAGTTTCTGGCAAATCTTCTAAAAAAGATCGGATTGATAGTAAAAGAAAACTATCTGTATGACGTACAAGCCTCCTCCAATACTGATCAGTGGGCAGGATTCAAGCAGAGTTTTTCACAAAATAAAATTGATGGAATTGTATTCACCAGTGCGTCATCTGTCCGCGGATTTTTTGAAATCATGCTAAAAGAATTCACGCAATCTGATCTTGTAAAACAAATGCAGAAGGTGCAGGTGGTAGCCATCGGGCCGTTCACCGCCGAGGAACTAAAAAAATTCAATGCGGAAACTAGAATTGCGGATGTGCACACCGTGCCCGGTGCATTTGAAGCTATGAAAAATATTTTTTCGTTAGCTTAA
- the sufB gene encoding Fe-S cluster assembly protein SufB: protein MTSENLEMDYSKYDFKDSTEMYVHLSKKGLSREVVTEISRMKGEPQWMLDFRLRAYDVFMKKPMPKWGPDLGAIDFQNIYYYAKASEKTEKNWDDVPADVKKTFDKLGIPEAEKKFLAGVGAQYESEVVYHNLREDLAKKGVIFKDTDTALKEHPEIFKKFFGKVIPPEDNKFAALNSAVWSGGSFIYIPPGVKVDMPLQAYFRINAENIGQFERTLIIADEGSEVHYIEGCTAPVYSSESLHSAVVELIAHKDAKLRYTTIQNWSSDVYNLVTKRAYAYQGATVEWIDGNIGSKITMKYPGIYLLEPQAHGETLSIAFAGKNQHQDTGAKMVHLAPHTTSRTTSKSVSRLNGRTTYRGLLHVGKGATDVKASVRCDALLLDDTSKTDTYPYMEINQEDATVTHEATVGKIGDEQIFYLMTRGFSEEEALTLIVNGFMEPFTKELPMEYAVELNRLIKLEMDDSVG, encoded by the coding sequence ATGACGTCAGAAAATCTCGAGATGGATTATTCAAAATATGATTTTAAAGATTCAACTGAGATGTATGTTCATCTCAGCAAAAAAGGACTCTCAAGAGAGGTTGTAACTGAGATCAGCAGAATGAAGGGCGAGCCGCAATGGATGCTCGACTTTAGACTCCGAGCATATGATGTCTTCATGAAAAAGCCGATGCCAAAATGGGGCCCTGACCTTGGAGCAATTGATTTTCAAAATATCTACTATTATGCAAAAGCATCAGAAAAGACGGAGAAAAACTGGGACGACGTTCCAGCAGACGTAAAAAAGACGTTTGATAAACTAGGAATTCCTGAGGCAGAAAAAAAATTCCTTGCAGGAGTGGGCGCACAGTACGAATCCGAAGTTGTATACCACAACCTGAGAGAGGACCTTGCAAAGAAAGGCGTCATCTTCAAGGATACCGATACCGCACTAAAAGAACACCCTGAGATTTTCAAGAAATTCTTTGGCAAAGTAATCCCGCCGGAGGACAACAAGTTTGCAGCACTAAACAGCGCCGTGTGGAGCGGAGGTTCATTCATCTACATCCCGCCTGGAGTCAAAGTAGACATGCCACTGCAGGCATACTTTAGAATCAACGCAGAGAACATCGGGCAGTTCGAGAGAACGCTGATCATCGCAGATGAGGGATCCGAGGTACACTACATCGAGGGATGCACGGCACCGGTATATTCATCAGAATCACTGCACTCTGCAGTAGTGGAATTAATCGCACACAAGGATGCAAAACTGAGATACACAACAATCCAGAACTGGAGCAGCGATGTATACAACTTGGTCACAAAGAGGGCCTATGCATATCAGGGAGCAACAGTGGAATGGATTGACGGAAACATAGGCAGCAAGATAACCATGAAATATCCTGGAATTTATCTACTCGAGCCGCAAGCACACGGCGAGACACTATCAATTGCATTTGCAGGAAAGAACCAGCACCAAGACACAGGAGCAAAGATGGTTCACCTCGCACCCCACACCACATCTAGGACGACATCAAAATCTGTCAGCCGCCTCAACGGCAGGACAACGTACAGGGGACTACTTCACGTGGGCAAGGGCGCAACAGACGTCAAGGCATCCGTAAGATGCGACGCATTGCTGCTTGACGACACATCCAAGACGGACACATACCCGTACATGGAGATTAACCAAGAGGATGCAACGGTAACACATGAGGCTACGGTCGGAAAGATAGGGGACGAGCAGATCTTCTATCTGATGACTAGGGGATTCTCAGAAGAAGAAGCACTCACATTGATTGTAAACGGATTCATGGAACCATTCACAAAAGAACTTCCAATGGAATATGCTGTTGAACTCAACAGACTCATAAAACTAGAGATGGACGATTCAGTAGGATAA
- a CDS encoding SufB/SufD family protein produces MQTLALSTINPGHVDDISSSKNEPEWLKQFRKNSFSIYQELPPEVSPLYNKYTDAKRMDSSQISLAISPKGTVFDALKPRLDELKNEMHIIQAGSDIFRINIPDELKSKGLVISSIYDAIKTDGDLVRRILESSDPKEDKYTALNHAVFDSGIFIKIPKNMVLEKPIHIVSSISPDGNSTVSRNIVMAEQNSKASIVQELYAPKAAKQQAYMELLTVDAHPNSNLNMTTFEALDQSAVNFSTRYCNIQQDAKINWYLGLFGSLLSRYRTNFYLNGTGASADDAEIVFGDNEQSFDLAANLIHQKPSTEGKVVQRAVLKNKSRSLFKGMIRIVEGASQSKSFLSGRSILLDKDAKSDAIPGLEILTNDVKATHSASVAQVDEEQIFYLACRCLGRAEAERIIVEGFLEPVSRSMSYQVRAWIAYLIESKWNGTDLILKSDENLRSIVEVEEVRYKEADQLETHYKYR; encoded by the coding sequence ATGCAAACACTCGCGCTATCCACAATCAATCCGGGTCACGTAGACGATATCTCATCATCGAAGAATGAGCCGGAATGGCTAAAGCAGTTCCGCAAAAACTCATTCTCGATTTATCAGGAACTTCCACCGGAGGTGTCGCCGCTGTACAACAAGTACACCGACGCAAAGAGGATGGACTCATCCCAGATATCGCTTGCAATCTCACCAAAGGGAACCGTGTTTGACGCACTCAAGCCGCGACTTGACGAGCTGAAAAACGAGATGCACATCATTCAGGCCGGCTCTGATATCTTTAGAATAAACATCCCAGACGAGCTAAAGTCAAAGGGACTTGTCATCTCGTCAATCTATGACGCCATTAAAACAGACGGGGATCTTGTGAGGAGAATACTGGAATCCAGCGACCCAAAAGAGGACAAGTACACGGCGCTAAACCACGCAGTGTTTGATTCCGGCATATTCATAAAAATCCCAAAAAACATGGTGCTTGAAAAACCAATACACATCGTCTCATCTATTTCACCTGATGGAAACTCTACAGTATCTAGGAATATAGTGATGGCCGAGCAAAACAGCAAGGCAAGCATAGTGCAGGAGCTGTACGCCCCAAAGGCAGCAAAGCAACAGGCATACATGGAACTGCTCACCGTTGATGCTCACCCAAACAGCAACCTGAACATGACCACATTTGAGGCACTCGACCAATCCGCAGTGAACTTTTCCACCAGATACTGCAACATACAACAGGACGCAAAGATAAACTGGTATCTCGGACTGTTCGGCTCATTATTGTCAAGATACAGAACCAACTTTTACCTCAACGGCACAGGTGCGTCTGCAGACGACGCAGAAATCGTATTTGGCGACAACGAGCAATCATTTGATCTTGCGGCAAACCTTATTCACCAAAAACCGTCCACGGAAGGCAAGGTCGTACAAAGAGCCGTACTCAAAAACAAATCTCGCTCTCTATTCAAGGGGATGATCAGAATCGTAGAGGGAGCATCACAATCAAAGTCGTTCTTGTCTGGACGATCCATACTGCTTGACAAGGACGCAAAATCAGACGCAATACCGGGACTTGAAATCCTGACAAACGATGTCAAGGCTACCCACTCTGCATCCGTTGCACAAGTGGACGAGGAGCAGATATTCTACCTTGCATGCAGGTGCCTCGGACGAGCAGAGGCAGAGCGAATCATAGTCGAGGGATTCTTGGAGCCCGTATCGCGTTCCATGTCATACCAAGTGAGGGCATGGATTGCATACCTAATAGAGTCCAAGTGGAACGGCACCGACCTTATCCTAAAATCAGACGAAAACCTGCGCTCAATAGTTGAAGTAGAAGAGGTCCGCTACAAGGAAGCCGACCAGCTAGAGACTCACTACAAGTATCGGTGA
- a CDS encoding Rieske (2Fe-2S) protein: MGHWIKACSLNQVGKNEMYAFDFEEKRLMITNLNGTIYATDRICTHAEADLSTGFLSDEGVRCPLHLSVFNLENGKPQNPPAEEPLKIYNVKIDQGEIYVEV; this comes from the coding sequence TTGGGGCACTGGATAAAGGCATGTTCGTTGAACCAAGTCGGAAAAAACGAAATGTATGCCTTTGATTTTGAGGAAAAGCGGCTGATGATAACCAACCTGAACGGAACAATTTACGCCACTGACAGAATCTGCACACATGCAGAAGCTGATCTGTCGACCGGATTCCTCAGTGACGAAGGCGTCAGGTGCCCGTTACATCTTTCTGTTTTCAATTTGGAAAACGGTAAACCACAAAACCCGCCAGCTGAAGAACCGTTGAAGATATACAATGTTAAAATAGATCAGGGCGAGATTTACGTTGAGGTTTAA
- a CDS encoding cysteine desulfurase, translated as MQAAISTEKIREDFPILKRKVRNNKTLVYLDNAATTQKPVQVINAISDYYLNHNSNIHRAVHALAEEATEAYETTRNKVAQFLNIKDTQEIIFVRGTTEAINLVAYAWGRQNVKQGDIVVTTEYEHHSNIVPWQLLTQEMGAKLEYIGMDDDGKLILDQLDTYLATGKVKLVAVSHMSNVLGTITDIDDVVSRCKKAGVKVLVDGAQSVPHMKVDVSAMGCDFFAFSAHKMLGPTGVGILWAKKEILENMVPFHGGGDMIREVHKYETTWNDLPYKFEAGTPNIADVIGFAAALDYLNNLGMDFVRQHEIELTKYALEKLSKIKGMKLYGTSDMSRRGGVISFNFADIHPHDLATIIDEDGIAIRSGHHCAQVLMERLDVAATSRASFYIYNTKEEVDILVNSLHRAARLFKLE; from the coding sequence ATGCAAGCTGCAATTTCTACTGAAAAAATTCGTGAAGACTTTCCAATTCTGAAGAGAAAGGTACGGAACAACAAGACCTTAGTGTACCTGGACAATGCGGCCACCACGCAAAAGCCAGTCCAAGTGATCAACGCAATATCTGACTACTATCTGAACCACAACTCCAACATCCACCGTGCAGTGCATGCACTAGCGGAGGAGGCAACCGAGGCATATGAGACCACCAGAAACAAGGTGGCGCAGTTTCTAAATATCAAAGACACGCAAGAGATAATATTTGTCCGAGGTACCACCGAGGCAATCAACCTTGTAGCGTATGCGTGGGGCCGACAAAATGTAAAACAGGGCGACATAGTAGTAACCACCGAATATGAACATCACAGCAACATCGTCCCCTGGCAGCTCCTGACCCAGGAAATGGGCGCAAAGCTGGAATACATCGGAATGGATGACGACGGCAAGCTCATCTTGGATCAGCTTGACACATACCTTGCAACAGGCAAGGTAAAGTTAGTCGCAGTAAGCCACATGTCAAACGTACTTGGCACCATAACGGACATTGATGACGTTGTAAGTCGATGCAAAAAGGCAGGGGTAAAAGTACTAGTCGACGGCGCGCAATCCGTACCACACATGAAGGTGGACGTGAGCGCGATGGGTTGCGACTTTTTCGCATTTTCAGCACACAAGATGCTCGGACCTACGGGCGTGGGCATACTGTGGGCAAAAAAAGAGATTCTCGAGAACATGGTGCCCTTCCACGGGGGAGGTGATATGATTCGCGAGGTCCACAAGTACGAGACCACCTGGAATGATCTGCCGTACAAATTCGAGGCAGGTACTCCAAACATCGCAGACGTGATCGGATTTGCGGCAGCACTTGACTATCTGAACAACCTTGGAATGGATTTTGTAAGGCAGCATGAGATCGAACTGACCAAATATGCGCTTGAGAAACTGTCCAAGATAAAGGGAATGAAGCTCTATGGAACGTCCGACATGTCAAGGCGAGGAGGAGTAATATCGTTTAACTTTGCCGACATACACCCACACGACCTTGCAACCATAATTGACGAGGATGGAATCGCCATACGATCCGGCCACCACTGCGCGCAGGTCCTCATGGAGAGACTCGATGTTGCAGCAACATCTCGCGCAAGCTTTTACATTTACAACACAAAGGAAGAAGTCGACATTCTTGTTAATTCACTGCATCGCGCAGCGAGGTTGTTTAAGCTTGAGTAG
- the sufU gene encoding Fe-S cluster assembly sulfur transfer protein SufU has translation MSSNADIYHEMIVEYSRHPANFGKIENADVTYHDSNPLCGDSIDIFMNVSDNKISDIKFNGRGCAICMACSSVLTEIVKGKTIDEAQKIQKNDVLGELGLENLQAVRIKCALLSLKVFKYGLYTYLASKLKSADADTLKQEASSLY, from the coding sequence TTGAGTAGCAACGCAGACATCTACCATGAGATGATAGTAGAATATTCGAGGCATCCTGCCAATTTTGGCAAAATTGAGAACGCGGACGTGACATACCACGACAGCAACCCGCTATGCGGAGACAGCATTGACATCTTCATGAATGTCTCTGACAACAAGATATCTGATATCAAGTTCAACGGACGTGGCTGCGCAATCTGCATGGCGTGCTCGTCCGTACTCACCGAAATAGTGAAGGGAAAGACGATAGATGAGGCTCAAAAAATACAAAAAAACGATGTGCTTGGCGAGCTAGGCCTGGAAAACCTACAGGCAGTCCGAATAAAATGCGCACTGCTCTCATTAAAGGTCTTCAAGTATGGGCTTTACACATATCTTGCCAGCAAGCTCAAGTCGGCAGACGCGGATACCTTAAAACAAGAAGCCTCATCGCTGTATTAG
- a CDS encoding phosphoglycerate kinase, translated as MKILTLADFDLKGKTVLLRVDMNCPIDPKTGEISGAKRIEEVVETIDALKSSKVVVASHQGRVGNKDYIGMEQHAKILEKLVGRKIKYIQDVIGSLAQTEIRNMKDGDILLLDNLRLCAEENYEFTPEDASNTIMVKRLAGLFDLCVLDCFPSAHRSHPSLVGFSHIIPACAGKVVEREVRNLEEILTVAKAPHVVVLGGSKVTDRLEAIKMLIKRGRADQILLTGLIANVFMRAQARIKYPLGIKGEEEAVSKAHALLGEYPDVFNTPVDVAITKDGERSELDVRLLNKGDQIYDLGQKTIEHYSKIIASAGTVFISGPPGFFEMENFSIGTKSLLESVANSMATTIVSGGHLTSALKKYGLAERITHISTAGGALVLYLTGEKLPMIQSLESAAQRYKSR; from the coding sequence GTGAAGATTCTCACACTGGCTGATTTTGACCTCAAGGGAAAGACAGTCTTGCTGAGAGTCGACATGAACTGCCCCATCGACCCAAAGACCGGCGAGATTTCTGGCGCAAAGAGAATTGAGGAGGTAGTCGAGACAATTGATGCGCTGAAGAGCTCCAAGGTTGTAGTTGCATCGCATCAGGGAAGGGTTGGGAATAAAGACTACATCGGGATGGAGCAGCATGCAAAAATTTTGGAAAAACTTGTTGGGCGAAAAATCAAGTACATACAAGACGTGATTGGCTCGCTTGCCCAGACGGAAATTAGGAACATGAAAGATGGTGATATTTTGCTTTTAGATAATTTAAGATTGTGTGCGGAAGAAAATTATGAATTTACTCCGGAGGATGCGTCAAACACAATCATGGTAAAGCGACTCGCGGGACTTTTTGACCTGTGCGTACTGGACTGCTTTCCAAGTGCACACAGATCACATCCGTCACTTGTGGGATTTTCCCACATCATACCGGCATGTGCTGGAAAGGTAGTCGAGCGTGAGGTCAGGAACCTGGAGGAGATTCTCACGGTTGCAAAGGCGCCGCATGTAGTAGTACTTGGAGGCTCCAAGGTCACAGACAGACTGGAGGCAATCAAGATGCTAATCAAGCGTGGACGGGCAGACCAGATCCTGCTCACAGGCCTAATAGCCAACGTGTTCATGCGTGCCCAAGCCAGAATAAAGTACCCCCTGGGAATCAAGGGGGAGGAAGAGGCAGTCTCAAAGGCACACGCCCTACTTGGCGAGTACCCAGATGTCTTTAACACGCCAGTAGACGTAGCAATAACCAAGGACGGCGAGAGATCGGAGCTTGATGTCAGGCTGCTCAACAAAGGAGACCAGATTTACGACCTAGGGCAAAAGACGATAGAGCACTATTCAAAGATAATTGCAAGTGCCGGCACTGTATTCATCAGCGGCCCGCCAGGATTTTTCGAGATGGAAAACTTTAGCATTGGTACAAAGAGCCTCCTAGAATCGGTTGCAAATTCCATGGCAACCACCATAGTAAGCGGCGGGCACCTCACATCTGCTCTCAAAAAGTATGGTCTGGCAGAAAGAATCACGCATATCAGCACGGCAGGCGGTGCGCTGGTTCTGTACCTCACAGGAGAAAAGCTCCCCATGATACAGTCGCTCGAGTCTGCTGCTCAAAGATACAAGTCTAGATAG
- a CDS encoding phosphatase PAP2 family protein: protein MQNWLFGVRSRPFFILVAAFIIMSVLVNQKVTSGFDTSAVLYFQSAAGNHNLDVFMWLLTEIGDIRWLVLFSIVLFIVRRTRRSGMILLLALVAGTIGAGYIKGYLVDNPRPDLEFLGSTLPGGIGKDTFVLGTDGSFPSGHATRAAILAVVLGYTLSQRFPRGCYLLLIFPVLESISRVYVLQHYPMDVFGGTVFGVLLAGIIGKKLKLHEIFKSETKI from the coding sequence TTGCAAAATTGGTTGTTCGGTGTCAGATCTAGGCCGTTTTTCATCCTAGTAGCAGCCTTCATCATAATGTCTGTATTGGTAAATCAAAAAGTAACCTCGGGGTTTGACACATCTGCAGTACTGTATTTCCAGTCGGCTGCCGGAAACCACAACCTTGACGTATTCATGTGGCTGTTGACCGAGATTGGGGATATTCGGTGGCTTGTCCTGTTCAGCATAGTGTTGTTCATCGTGCGAAGAACCCGGCGCTCAGGCATGATATTGCTCTTGGCACTCGTAGCCGGAACAATCGGGGCCGGATACATCAAGGGGTATTTGGTCGACAACCCGCGCCCTGATCTGGAGTTTTTAGGCTCCACCCTGCCTGGAGGCATAGGCAAGGACACATTCGTGCTTGGCACAGACGGCTCGTTTCCATCCGGACACGCAACGCGCGCAGCAATACTTGCGGTGGTCCTAGGCTACACTCTTTCGCAGAGGTTCCCACGTGGATGTTACCTGCTGCTCATCTTCCCGGTACTGGAGTCGATAAGCCGGGTCTACGTCCTGCAACACTATCCTATGGACGTGTTTGGAGGAACTGTATTTGGTGTCCTTCTTGCCGGAATAATCGGCAAAAAGCTAAAACTTCATGAGATTTTCAAATCAGAAACCAAGATCTGA
- a CDS encoding ATPase V translates to MASLDKLAQKLKQQKLEASKLRRRSENQLKQVVSVARKSSSGLHSLEKRLEGSKEKLGEINAEFNQILARKESLERLVKTAHERLAREIEAKDQAEIDLANAESDEAKQSASDRVAQITEKITELESEIKQRESAAQKLVDVIEDYKKTKTHTSHQIQKQVKTKPTLVTLLKKSQIDSEKLKRQVETAAKKESAVSKTLATVTEKLEKILARKRKEAARKAALKRAAKKKAQALARKKAAAKRKAAAKSKASKKKVTKPKKKSSAKKSAPKKKSRR, encoded by the coding sequence TTGGCCTCATTAGACAAACTAGCTCAGAAGCTAAAACAACAGAAATTAGAGGCGTCAAAGCTTAGGAGACGCAGTGAAAATCAGCTAAAGCAAGTCGTTTCCGTGGCTCGCAAATCATCTTCTGGCTTACATTCTCTGGAGAAAAGGCTTGAGGGCTCCAAGGAGAAGCTGGGTGAGATTAATGCCGAGTTCAACCAGATCCTGGCAAGAAAGGAAAGCTTGGAGAGGCTGGTCAAGACAGCACACGAGCGCCTGGCTAGGGAGATTGAGGCAAAGGACCAGGCAGAAATTGATCTGGCAAACGCCGAGTCCGACGAGGCAAAACAGTCCGCATCGGACAGAGTTGCACAAATTACCGAGAAAATAACCGAATTAGAGTCTGAAATTAAACAAAGAGAATCGGCAGCACAAAAGCTGGTTGACGTCATTGAAGATTACAAGAAAACAAAAACACACACCTCGCACCAAATCCAAAAGCAGGTAAAAACAAAGCCCACACTCGTCACACTGCTCAAAAAAAGTCAGATTGACTCTGAAAAACTAAAGCGACAGGTGGAGACTGCTGCCAAGAAGGAATCGGCGGTAAGCAAGACTCTCGCGACTGTGACAGAAAAACTGGAAAAAATCCTGGCAAGAAAGAGGAAGGAGGCGGCACGAAAGGCCGCACTCAAGAGGGCTGCAAAGAAAAAGGCCCAAGCGCTTGCCAGAAAAAAGGCGGCCGCAAAAAGAAAGGCAGCAGCAAAGTCAAAGGCATCCAAGAAAAAGGTAACAAAACCAAAGAAAAAATCATCGGCAAAAAAATCCGCGCCAAAGAAAAAGTCCAGGCGTTAG
- a CDS encoding DNA-binding protein, which yields MVTTEQAKNMRNGIDIEGTVERMEEPRTVNLKTGGTTEVCNAFLVDAAGEIKIALWGEDIKKVKNGSKIAFKNGYTNTFKNEVSLARGKYGELIVKEY from the coding sequence GTGGTAACCACAGAACAAGCAAAAAACATGCGAAATGGAATTGACATCGAAGGAACCGTAGAAAGAATGGAAGAGCCACGAACCGTAAATCTCAAAACCGGTGGAACTACCGAGGTGTGCAATGCATTTCTGGTAGACGCTGCAGGTGAAATCAAGATAGCATTATGGGGCGAGGACATCAAAAAGGTAAAGAACGGCTCCAAGATAGCATTCAAGAACGGATACACAAACACATTCAAAAACGAAGTGTCTCTGGCAAGAGGGAAATACGGCGAGTTAATCGTCAAAGAGTACTAG
- a CDS encoding HD domain-containing protein, whose translation MKKLEPLHDYVRKRIKNDPAHDFEHVMRVYSNAKKIAESEGADLRLVLTAVLLHDIVSFPKSDRRSKTASLKSAAAAKKILPKYDYTVREIKIICDAIRDHSFSRNKTPETLEGKVLQDADRLDAIGAIGIARTFAVGGGEGRPLYNKIDPFCLRRKPDDKAWTVDHFYRKLLLLEKKMNTASAKKEAKRRISIMERFLADLGREIHP comes from the coding sequence GTGAAGAAACTGGAGCCGCTGCACGACTATGTTCGGAAACGGATCAAAAATGACCCCGCCCACGACTTTGAGCACGTGATGCGGGTATACAGCAATGCGAAAAAAATTGCAGAAAGTGAGGGTGCGGATCTAAGACTGGTGCTTACAGCCGTACTACTGCATGATATTGTCTCATTTCCAAAATCCGACAGGCGCTCCAAGACCGCATCGCTCAAAAGCGCGGCAGCGGCAAAAAAGATTCTCCCAAAATACGACTACACCGTAAGGGAGATCAAGATCATATGTGATGCAATACGTGACCACAGCTTTTCCAGAAACAAAACACCAGAAACGCTGGAAGGCAAGGTGTTGCAGGATGCAGACAGACTTGATGCCATTGGGGCAATCGGCATTGCAAGAACTTTCGCGGTGGGAGGGGGCGAAGGCCGTCCATTATACAACAAAATAGACCCGTTCTGCCTGAGAAGAAAACCCGATGACAAGGCGTGGACCGTGGACCATTTTTACCGAAAACTGCTGCTTTTGGAAAAAAAGATGAACACCGCCTCGGCAAAAAAGGAGGCAAAAAGAAGGATCAGCATCATGGAGCGGTTTCTAGCCGATCTTGGCAGGGAGATTCATCCGTAG
- the hemB gene encoding porphobilinogen synthase: MSASFPTKRLRRLRKNEKMRNLVQEVLFSTNDLICPVFVQEDLKSKTVVESMPDIQRLPISDVTKEVDEIKKLNIPAIMLFGIPAKKDDHGSGAFVDDGIVQKAIRQVRESFGDSIVIMADVCLCQYTSSGHCGILRGNTIDNDTSLKTLSDIALSQARAGVDIVSPSAMMDGQVKVIREALDENGFTDVGIMSHSAKHRSSFYNPFRDAADCAPQFGDRKTYQVPYTNPREAMREIELDINEGVDIVMVKPALAYLDLIAETKRRFNIPVAAYSVSGEYALVKGAAKQGWINETDIMSEILYSIKRAGADMIVTYFAKKMAEHLSK, encoded by the coding sequence ATGTCAGCCTCCTTTCCGACAAAACGACTAAGAAGACTGCGCAAGAATGAAAAGATGCGCAATCTGGTGCAGGAGGTATTATTCTCAACAAATGATCTTATCTGTCCGGTGTTCGTTCAAGAAGACCTCAAGTCAAAGACGGTGGTAGAATCGATGCCGGACATACAGAGACTGCCGATATCGGACGTGACAAAAGAGGTGGATGAGATAAAAAAGCTAAACATTCCGGCAATCATGCTGTTTGGGATACCTGCCAAAAAAGATGACCACGGTAGCGGCGCATTCGTCGATGATGGTATTGTTCAAAAGGCGATCAGGCAGGTAAGGGAGAGTTTTGGCGACAGTATTGTGATAATGGCAGATGTCTGCCTGTGCCAGTATACGTCATCAGGACATTGTGGCATACTCAGAGGCAACACCATCGACAACGATACAAGCCTCAAGACGCTCTCAGATATAGCACTCAGTCAGGCAAGGGCCGGAGTCGACATCGTGTCACCTTCGGCAATGATGGACGGCCAAGTAAAGGTAATCAGGGAGGCACTTGATGAAAACGGATTTACAGATGTCGGCATAATGTCGCATTCCGCAAAGCACAGGTCATCGTTTTACAACCCGTTCAGGGACGCAGCAGACTGTGCACCGCAGTTTGGTGACAGGAAGACGTACCAGGTCCCATACACAAACCCCAGGGAGGCAATGAGGGAGATTGAGCTTGACATAAACGAGGGAGTGGATATTGTGATGGTAAAGCCGGCACTTGCATATCTGGATTTGATTGCGGAGACAAAGCGGCGATTTAACATTCCGGTGGCAGCGTATAGCGTTTCTGGAGAGTACGCACTTGTCAAGGGTGCAGCAAAACAAGGATGGATAAACGAGACGGACATCATGTCGGAGATACTATACTCAATCAAGCGGGCGGGTGCAGACATGATAGTCACTTACTTTGCAAAAAAGATGGCAGAGCACCTCAGCAAATGA